A section of the Paenibacillus aurantius genome encodes:
- a CDS encoding aminotransferase-like domain-containing protein, which yields MDYRFADTMKHFQSSAVREILKLTQGKSVISFAGGLPAEELFPAAAIREAFNRIFEQGNSALQYGLTEGFLPLREALCARMARKNMRVTPRDMLVTTGSQQAIDLLAKVYLDPGDTVLVQEPTYLAALQVFQSHGAKVISVAGDPNGMDPEQLEAKIAEHRPKMVYVSPTFSNPTGYVWSLERRQALLDSCRRNNVLILEDDPYGELQYGSDETYPSIFSLDQHPESSAVVYTSTFSKIAAPGLRTGWVIGDPTIIRSMAQAKQAADLQSSTMDQQALYYLLRDFDLDGHIALIRANYEERMRLMVSLLEGLGRSDLRWNEPKGGMFLWLELPETLHAEHLLPLAVEKGVAFVPGSSFYAERPKHNTIRLNFTHSDRETMITGMERFAAALEEISVRV from the coding sequence ATGGACTATAGATTTGCAGATACGATGAAACATTTTCAATCGAGTGCCGTTCGGGAGATTTTGAAGCTGACCCAGGGCAAATCGGTCATCTCATTCGCCGGAGGGCTTCCGGCCGAGGAGCTGTTCCCGGCGGCGGCCATTCGCGAAGCGTTCAACCGCATCTTCGAGCAGGGGAATTCGGCTCTTCAGTACGGGCTGACCGAAGGCTTCCTTCCGCTTCGTGAAGCACTCTGCGCCCGTATGGCGCGCAAGAACATGCGGGTCACCCCGCGGGACATGCTCGTCACCACCGGCTCCCAGCAGGCCATTGATCTTCTGGCGAAGGTCTACCTGGATCCGGGTGATACGGTGCTCGTTCAGGAGCCAACCTACCTGGCCGCCCTCCAGGTGTTCCAGTCCCACGGGGCCAAGGTCATCTCGGTAGCCGGGGACCCGAACGGAATGGACCCCGAACAGCTCGAGGCCAAAATAGCGGAGCACCGGCCCAAGATGGTCTACGTAAGCCCGACCTTCTCGAACCCGACGGGCTATGTCTGGTCGTTGGAGCGCCGGCAAGCCCTTCTCGACAGCTGCCGCCGGAACAATGTCCTCATTCTCGAGGACGATCCCTACGGCGAGCTGCAGTACGGATCAGATGAAACTTACCCTTCCATCTTCTCGCTCGATCAGCACCCCGAAAGCAGCGCGGTGGTCTACACGAGCACCTTCTCGAAGATCGCGGCTCCGGGGCTCCGCACCGGCTGGGTAATCGGTGATCCGACCATCATCCGCAGCATGGCCCAGGCAAAGCAGGCAGCCGACCTCCAGTCGAGCACCATGGACCAGCAGGCGCTTTACTACCTGCTGCGCGACTTCGACCTGGACGGCCATATTGCGCTTATCCGGGCCAATTATGAAGAACGGATGCGGCTCATGGTTTCCCTGCTGGAAGGACTCGGCCGCAGCGATCTGCGCTGGAACGAGCCGAAGGGCGGCATGTTCCTCTGGCTGGAGCTGCCGGAAACGCTGCATGCCGAGCATCTTCTTCCCCTGGCCGTAGAGAAGGGCGTGGCCTTCGTGCCCGGCTCCTCTTTCTACGCGGAGCGGCCGAAGCATAACACGATCCGGCTGAACTTCACCCACTCCGACCGGGAAACCATGATTACCGGCATGGAGCGGTTTGCCGCAGCCTTGGAAGAAATTAGCGTGCGGGTATAG
- the ilvC gene encoding ketol-acid reductoisomerase, producing MAVTMFYEKDADFGVLQGKTIAVIGYGSQGHAQAQNLRDSGLNVIIGLREGKSFEQAKNDGFEVLPVSEAASRADIVQILMPDETQAKVYNEEIAGNLKKGAALLFSHGFNIHFGQIVPSKDIDVLLVAPKSPGHLVRRTYVEGFGVPGLIAIHQDATGNAQAIGLAYAKGIGCTRAGVIETSFREETETDLFGEQAVLCGGVSALIKAGFETLTEAGYAPEMAYFECLHELKLIVDLIYEGGLATMRHSISNTAEYGDYVTGPRIVTEETKKEMKRVLSDIQQGKFARDFILENQSNRAFLTATRRNEAEHEIEVVGGQLREMMHWIKK from the coding sequence ATGGCAGTTACGATGTTTTATGAGAAAGATGCAGACTTCGGCGTTCTTCAAGGCAAAACCATCGCGGTTATCGGGTACGGAAGCCAGGGCCATGCCCAAGCTCAGAACCTGCGCGACAGCGGACTTAACGTAATCATCGGTTTGCGGGAAGGCAAATCGTTCGAGCAGGCCAAAAACGACGGCTTCGAAGTGCTGCCGGTAAGCGAAGCGGCAAGCCGCGCCGACATCGTGCAAATCCTGATGCCGGACGAAACGCAGGCCAAAGTATACAACGAAGAAATCGCCGGCAACCTGAAGAAAGGCGCTGCGCTTCTGTTCTCCCACGGCTTCAACATTCACTTCGGCCAGATCGTACCTTCGAAGGACATCGACGTGCTCCTGGTGGCTCCTAAATCCCCTGGACATCTCGTTCGCCGTACGTACGTGGAAGGCTTCGGAGTTCCCGGCTTGATCGCTATTCACCAGGATGCAACGGGCAACGCTCAAGCCATCGGTCTTGCGTACGCCAAAGGAATCGGCTGTACCCGCGCCGGCGTTATTGAAACGTCGTTCCGCGAAGAAACCGAAACCGACCTGTTCGGCGAGCAAGCGGTTCTGTGCGGCGGCGTAAGCGCGCTGATCAAAGCCGGATTCGAAACGCTAACGGAAGCCGGCTACGCTCCGGAAATGGCTTACTTCGAGTGCCTGCACGAGCTGAAGCTGATCGTCGACCTGATCTATGAAGGCGGACTGGCTACGATGCGCCACTCCATCTCCAACACGGCGGAATACGGGGACTATGTTACCGGACCTCGGATCGTAACGGAAGAAACGAAGAAAGAAATGAAGCGTGTGCTTTCCGATATCCAGCAGGGCAAATTTGCCCGCGACTTCATCCTCGAGAACCAGTCGAACCGCGCCTTCCTGACGGCTACCCGCCGCAACGAAGCCGAGCATGAAATCGAAGTGGTCGGCGGCCAGCTGCGCGAAATGATGCACTGGATCAAAAAGTAA
- the ilvN gene encoding acetolactate synthase small subunit, with product MTTQRHTISVLVNNQPGVLQRVSGLFGRRGFNIESITVGASEEQGLSRMIIVTTGDDNMLEQVSKQLYKLVDVIKVIDLSSNPMVAREVALIKISAEPSLRPEVLGIVETFRASVVDIGPNSLIVQAVGDTDKIDAIVELLKPYGIRELSRTGVTAMIRGSVR from the coding sequence ATGACAACACAGCGGCATACGATTTCCGTCTTGGTGAACAACCAGCCCGGCGTGCTGCAGCGGGTTTCCGGCCTGTTCGGACGCCGCGGGTTCAATATCGAAAGCATTACCGTAGGAGCTTCCGAGGAACAGGGGCTTTCCCGGATGATCATTGTCACAACCGGAGACGACAACATGCTGGAGCAGGTCTCCAAGCAGCTCTATAAGCTGGTGGATGTCATTAAGGTCATCGACTTGAGCTCGAATCCAATGGTGGCCCGCGAGGTGGCGCTGATTAAAATCAGCGCCGAGCCGTCGCTCCGGCCTGAGGTGCTGGGAATCGTCGAGACGTTCCGCGCCTCGGTTGTCGACATCGGCCCGAATTCCCTGATCGTACAAGCCGTCGGCGATACCGACAAGATCGACGCCATCGTCGAGCTGCTGAAGCCGTACGGCATCCGGGAGCTGTCCCGGACCGGCGTTACCGCCATGATCCGCGGCAGCGTCCGTTAA
- a CDS encoding 2-isopropylmalate synthase, whose protein sequence is MRKIYLFDTTLRDGEQSPGVNLNTQEKVEIALQLEKLGIDRIEAGFPAASPGDLAGVNAVARAVKNATIIGLARSREKDIDAVWEAVKDAQDPCLHVFIATSPIHRKHKLRMEKHQVLEAAEAAIKYAKKYFSKIEFSAEDAGRTELDFLCEVTELAIRTGATVVNIPDTVGYMTPLEYGNIFKTLKENVPGIEKIQLSAHCHDDLGLATANALAAIANGADQIEGTINGIGERAGNTSLEEVAMALETRKELFQAKTTITYGEIYRTSRLVSKLTGMVVPGNKAIVGANAFAHESGIHQDGMLKEKTTYEIMSPEMIGVKESKLVLGKHSGRHAFREKLSDLGYELSEEQVNTAFGKFKELADKKKDVSDEDLMALIEEKLITTPEVFVLDTIQVAYGNQSVPSATIRLHTIEGGVLEEAAIGNGSVDAIYKAIDKATKEEVELDDYSIKSVSHGKDALGEVHVVLKQGDFSVQGRGISTDILEASAKAYLDAVNRLIDKRKTGPSRRDNLSLI, encoded by the coding sequence ATGAGGAAAATTTACTTGTTTGATACGACTCTCCGCGACGGAGAGCAGTCCCCCGGCGTCAACCTCAATACGCAGGAGAAGGTGGAAATCGCCCTCCAGCTGGAGAAGCTCGGGATTGACCGGATCGAAGCGGGCTTTCCGGCGGCATCGCCCGGCGACCTGGCCGGTGTCAACGCCGTCGCCCGCGCGGTGAAGAATGCGACCATTATCGGCCTGGCTCGCTCCCGAGAAAAGGACATCGACGCCGTATGGGAAGCGGTTAAGGATGCGCAGGACCCTTGCCTGCACGTCTTCATCGCCACCTCGCCGATTCACCGCAAGCATAAGCTGCGCATGGAGAAGCATCAGGTGCTCGAAGCCGCGGAAGCCGCGATCAAATACGCGAAGAAGTATTTCAGCAAGATTGAATTCTCCGCCGAAGATGCGGGCCGTACGGAACTGGATTTCCTGTGCGAGGTCACCGAGCTGGCCATCCGGACCGGAGCCACGGTGGTGAACATTCCGGACACGGTGGGATACATGACCCCGCTCGAGTACGGAAACATTTTCAAGACGCTAAAGGAGAACGTGCCCGGGATCGAGAAGATTCAGCTCAGTGCGCACTGCCACGATGACTTGGGCCTGGCTACAGCCAATGCGCTAGCGGCCATCGCGAACGGGGCGGACCAGATCGAGGGAACGATCAACGGCATCGGAGAACGCGCCGGAAACACCTCGCTCGAAGAAGTGGCCATGGCCCTCGAGACCCGCAAAGAGCTCTTCCAAGCCAAGACGACGATCACGTACGGGGAAATCTACCGCACGAGCCGTCTCGTTAGCAAGCTGACCGGAATGGTCGTGCCGGGCAACAAGGCGATTGTGGGCGCGAATGCGTTCGCTCACGAATCGGGCATTCACCAGGACGGCATGCTGAAGGAGAAGACGACGTACGAGATCATGTCCCCCGAGATGATCGGGGTGAAGGAGAGCAAGCTCGTGCTCGGCAAGCACTCCGGCCGCCATGCGTTCCGCGAGAAGCTGTCCGACCTCGGCTACGAGCTGTCCGAGGAGCAGGTGAACACGGCCTTCGGCAAGTTCAAGGAGCTGGCGGATAAGAAGAAGGACGTGTCCGACGAGGATCTCATGGCGCTGATCGAGGAGAAGCTGATCACGACGCCGGAGGTATTCGTGCTCGACACGATTCAGGTTGCCTACGGCAACCAGTCGGTGCCGTCGGCCACGATCCGCCTTCATACGATCGAAGGCGGCGTTCTCGAAGAAGCCGCCATCGGCAACGGCTCGGTGGATGCGATCTACAAGGCGATAGACAAGGCGACGAAGGAAGAGGTCGAGCTCGACGATTACTCGATCAAGTCCGTCAGCCACGGCAAAGATGCCCTGGGAGAAGTCCACGTCGTTCTGAAGCAGGGGGATTTCTCCGTTCAGGGACGCGGCATCTCCACCGACATCCTGGAGGCGAGCGCCAAAGCCTACCTCGATGCCGTAAACCGGCTGATCGACAAGCGCAAGACCGGCCCGAGCCGCCGCGACAACCTGTCGCTGATCTAG